One window of the Dehalococcoidia bacterium genome contains the following:
- a CDS encoding MoaD/ThiS family protein — protein MRVHVRGPRRQTLELDGRRTVAQVLAHLGIDPGTVLVIRGDELLTPDVVLGPEDEIEVRPVVSGG, from the coding sequence ATGCGCGTGCACGTCCGCGGCCCCAGGCGTCAGACCCTCGAGCTGGACGGTCGGCGCACGGTAGCTCAGGTGCTGGCCCACCTGGGTATCGACCCGGGCACAGTCCTGGTCATCCGCGGCGACGAGCTTCTCACGCCCGACGTTGTGCTGGGGCCCGAGGACGAGATCGAGGTGCGGCCCGTCGTCTCGGGAGGCTGA